Within the Candidatus Omnitrophota bacterium genome, the region AATCTCTCAATGAAGGATTCGTCATGCGTTATTTCTTCCGTTATTGGCTGCCGATGTTCGCCCAGATGACGCTTATCTTTTTTCTCTCTTCCCAGTCTACTTTCCCCCAAGAAATTCCGGTTTGGATGTTTTATTTCGACAAAGCGGTTCACGCCATACTTTTCGGTTTGCTTTGTTTTCTTCTATTGCGCGCCTGGGTGGCGGGAGAATGGGCGAAAACGACGAATCTGACTTTCAGCCTTTCCATCCTTTTCACGACGCTTTACGGCGTTTCAGATGAAATCCATCAGCGATTCGTACCGGGCCGAACGCCTTCGCTGGGAGACGTAACGGCCGACGCCGCAGGAGCGATATTAGTATGTCTGGCTATATGGGCAATTCAGTTGCGCCGCTTGCCGGAGGACAACGTTATTTTATAAGCCCTTTCTTTAAATTATCCTAGTAAAATACCTTTTCTTTTTTTATACTATTAGCGCTTTTTCCTCATAAATAATACATTAGCGAGG harbors:
- a CDS encoding VanZ family protein, which codes for MRYFFRYWLPMFAQMTLIFFLSSQSTFPQEIPVWMFYFDKAVHAILFGLLCFLLLRAWVAGEWAKTTNLTFSLSILFTTLYGVSDEIHQRFVPGRTPSLGDVTADAAGAILVCLAIWAIQLRRLPEDNVIL